The Xanthomonas sontii genome contains a region encoding:
- a CDS encoding efflux RND transporter permease subunit codes for MSVAEFSIRRPVTTIMCFVSLVVVGLIAAFRLPLEALPDISAPFLFVQLPYTGSTPDEVERNLVRPTEEALATMTGIKRMRSTATADGANIFIEFSDWDRDIAIAASDARERIDAIRADLPADLRRYNVFKWSSSDQPVLKVRLAGAADLTGAYDMLDREFKRRLERIPGVAKVSVSGAPPNEVEIAIAPDRLSAHNLSLNQLSERLGKLNFSLSAGQIDDNGQRLRVQPVGELRDLQELRDLVIDAKGLRLGDIAEVRLKPTRMSYGRRLDGRPAVGLDVFKERSANLVEVSRAVLAEVEQIRKQPALSDVQIKVIDNQGKAVTSSLAELAEAGAVGLLLSVTVLFFFLRHWPSTLMVTLAIPICFAITLGFMYFAGVTLNILTMMGLLLAVGMLVDNAVVVVESIYQERERMPDQPQRASILGTRNVAIALSAGTLCHCIVFLPNLFGETNNISIFMSQIAITISVSLLASWLVAVSLIPMLSARMRTPALLHSPHGLIPRLQRRYARVLAWSLAHRGWSVCAILLISALSVIPMLQTKKDMFGGDGGEQVFIGYQWKGAYTREQMAEEVTRLERFIDARRAQYHVTQVYSWFSEEEGSSTTLTVDLKQVRDLPTLMERIRKELPRSARVGFHVGNSNGGDGGNGGGQTVQVQLVGDSTEALRALADDVVPLLARRKELRDVRVDSGDRSAELAVRVDRERAAAFGFSAEQVASFVGLALRGASLREFRHGDNEVPVWVRFAGAEQTSPEDLDSFNVRTQDGRSVPLLSLVETQPRAAATQIARTNRQTTLTITANLGAKVTAPEARQAIEDTLNAVSFPVGYRYSFDGADGQDDDQASKQMLFNLLIALVMIYVVMAAMFESLLFPVAIMSGVLFSVFGVFWLFWITGTSFGIMAFIGILVLMGVVVNNGIVMIEHINNLRRRGLGRTEALIEGSRERLRPIMMTMGTAILAMVPISLTTTQMFGDGPAYYPMARAIAGGLAFSTVVSLLFLPTIYAVLDDLSNGVANLVRRARGRRGMAAQMVS; via the coding sequence ATGAGCGTCGCCGAGTTCAGCATCCGCCGTCCGGTCACCACCATCATGTGCTTCGTGTCGCTGGTGGTGGTCGGGCTGATCGCCGCCTTCCGCCTGCCGCTGGAGGCCTTGCCGGACATCTCCGCGCCGTTCCTGTTCGTGCAGCTGCCGTACACCGGCTCGACCCCGGACGAGGTCGAGCGCAACCTGGTGCGGCCGACCGAGGAAGCGCTGGCGACGATGACTGGGATCAAGCGCATGCGCTCGACCGCCACCGCCGACGGCGCCAACATCTTCATCGAGTTCTCCGACTGGGACCGCGACATCGCCATCGCCGCCTCCGATGCGCGCGAGCGTATCGACGCGATCCGCGCCGACCTGCCGGCCGACCTGCGGCGCTACAACGTGTTCAAGTGGTCCAGCAGCGACCAGCCGGTACTGAAGGTGCGCCTGGCCGGCGCAGCCGACCTGACCGGCGCGTACGACATGCTCGACCGCGAGTTCAAGCGCCGCCTGGAGCGCATTCCCGGGGTGGCCAAGGTGTCGGTGTCCGGCGCGCCGCCGAACGAGGTCGAGATCGCCATCGCCCCGGACCGGCTCAGCGCGCACAACCTCAGCCTCAACCAGCTCAGCGAGCGTCTGGGCAAGCTCAACTTCTCGCTGTCGGCCGGGCAGATCGACGACAACGGCCAGCGCCTGCGGGTGCAGCCGGTCGGCGAACTGCGCGACCTGCAGGAGCTGCGCGACCTGGTCATCGACGCCAAGGGCCTGCGCCTGGGCGACATCGCCGAGGTGCGGCTGAAACCGACCCGGATGAGCTACGGGCGGCGCCTGGACGGGCGCCCGGCGGTGGGCCTGGACGTGTTCAAGGAGCGCAGCGCGAATCTGGTCGAGGTCTCGCGCGCGGTGCTGGCCGAGGTCGAGCAGATCCGCAAGCAGCCGGCGCTGAGCGACGTGCAGATCAAGGTCATCGACAACCAGGGCAAGGCGGTGACCTCGTCGCTGGCGGAGCTGGCCGAAGCCGGCGCGGTCGGCCTGCTGCTGTCGGTGACGGTGCTGTTCTTCTTCCTGCGCCACTGGCCATCGACACTGATGGTGACCCTGGCGATCCCGATCTGCTTCGCGATCACCCTGGGTTTCATGTACTTCGCCGGGGTCACCCTCAACATCCTGACCATGATGGGCCTGCTGCTGGCGGTGGGCATGCTGGTGGACAACGCGGTGGTGGTGGTGGAGAGCATCTACCAGGAGCGCGAGCGCATGCCCGACCAGCCGCAGCGCGCTTCCATCCTCGGCACCCGCAATGTCGCCATCGCGCTGTCGGCCGGCACCCTGTGCCACTGCATCGTGTTCTTGCCGAACCTGTTCGGCGAGACCAACAACATCAGCATTTTCATGTCGCAGATCGCCATCACCATCTCGGTGTCGCTGCTGGCGTCGTGGCTGGTGGCGGTGAGCCTGATCCCGATGCTGTCGGCGCGCATGCGCACCCCGGCGCTGCTGCATTCCCCGCATGGGCTGATCCCGCGCCTGCAGCGCCGCTACGCGCGGGTGCTGGCCTGGTCGCTGGCGCACCGCGGCTGGAGCGTGTGCGCGATCCTGCTGATCAGCGCGCTGAGCGTGATCCCGATGCTGCAGACCAAGAAGGACATGTTCGGCGGCGACGGCGGCGAGCAGGTCTTCATCGGCTACCAATGGAAGGGCGCCTACACGCGCGAGCAGATGGCCGAGGAAGTGACCCGGCTGGAACGCTTCATCGACGCGCGCCGCGCGCAGTACCACGTGACCCAGGTGTATTCCTGGTTCAGCGAGGAGGAGGGCAGCAGCACCACGCTGACCGTCGATCTGAAGCAGGTCCGCGACCTGCCCACGCTGATGGAACGCATCCGCAAGGAACTGCCGCGCTCGGCGCGGGTGGGTTTCCACGTCGGCAACAGCAACGGCGGCGATGGCGGCAACGGCGGCGGGCAGACCGTGCAGGTGCAACTGGTCGGCGATTCCACCGAGGCGCTACGCGCGCTCGCCGACGACGTGGTGCCGCTGCTGGCGCGGCGCAAGGAGCTGCGCGACGTGCGCGTGGACAGCGGCGATCGCAGCGCCGAACTGGCGGTGCGGGTGGACCGCGAGCGCGCCGCCGCGTTCGGCTTCAGCGCCGAGCAGGTCGCCAGCTTCGTCGGCCTGGCGCTGCGCGGCGCGTCGCTGCGCGAGTTCCGCCACGGCGACAACGAGGTGCCGGTGTGGGTGCGCTTCGCCGGTGCCGAGCAGACCTCGCCGGAAGACCTGGACAGCTTCAACGTGCGCACCCAGGACGGGCGCAGCGTGCCGCTGCTGAGCCTGGTCGAGACGCAGCCGCGCGCCGCCGCGACCCAGATCGCCCGCACCAACCGGCAGACCACGCTGACCATCACCGCCAACCTCGGCGCCAAGGTCACCGCGCCGGAAGCCAGGCAGGCGATCGAGGACACCCTCAACGCAGTCAGCTTCCCGGTCGGCTACCGCTACAGCTTCGACGGCGCGGACGGCCAGGACGACGACCAGGCCAGCAAGCAGATGCTGTTCAACCTGCTGATCGCGCTGGTGATGATCTACGTGGTCATGGCCGCGATGTTCGAATCGCTGCTGTTCCCGGTGGCAATCATGAGCGGCGTGCTGTTCTCGGTGTTCGGCGTGTTCTGGCTGTTCTGGATCACCGGCACCAGCTTCGGGATCATGGCCTTCATCGGCATCCTGGTGCTGATGGGCGTGGTGGTGAACAACGGCATCGTGATGATCGAGCACATCAACAACCTGCGCCGGCGTGGGCTGGGCCGCACCGAGGCGCTGATCGAAGGCTCGCGCGAGCGCCTTCGCCCGATCATGATGACCATGGGCACGGCGATCCTGGCGATGGTGCCGATCTCGCTGACCACCACGCAGATGTTCGGCGACGGCCCGGCCTACTACCCGATGGCGCGCGCCATCGCCGGCGGCCTGGCGTTCTCGACCGTGGTCAGCCTACTGTTCCTGCCGACCATCTACGCGGTCCTGGACGATCTCAGCAACGGCGTGGCCAACCTGGTGCGGCGCGCGCGTGGGCGTCGCGGCATGGCCGCGCAGATGGTGTCCTGA
- the cmk gene encoding (d)CMP kinase, with protein sequence MNEPAPVLTIDGPSGAGKGTVSRIVAARLGWHYLDSGALYRAVGVAASWANLDISDAAALVRCTFDTRVDFDEVADGGLRVRINGADATDELRLETTGAVASAIAAIPEVRAALKQRQRAFRTPPGLVADGRDMGTVIFPDAPYKVFLTASAEERAQRRHKQLKEKGVSVIFDDLLREIMARDARDAQRAVAPLRPADDAVLLDTTGMDIDQVVGRVLQLLPV encoded by the coding sequence ATGAACGAGCCCGCTCCCGTCCTGACCATCGATGGCCCTTCCGGGGCCGGCAAAGGCACCGTCAGCCGCATCGTCGCCGCCCGCCTGGGCTGGCATTACCTGGATTCGGGTGCGCTGTACCGGGCGGTCGGGGTGGCGGCCAGCTGGGCCAATCTGGACATTTCCGACGCCGCCGCCCTGGTGCGCTGCACGTTCGACACCCGAGTGGATTTCGACGAGGTCGCCGATGGCGGCCTGCGGGTGCGGATCAACGGCGCCGATGCCACCGACGAGCTGCGCCTGGAGACCACCGGTGCGGTGGCCTCGGCGATCGCCGCCATCCCCGAGGTGCGTGCGGCGCTGAAACAGCGCCAGCGCGCCTTCCGCACCCCGCCGGGGCTGGTCGCCGACGGCCGCGACATGGGGACGGTGATTTTTCCGGACGCCCCGTACAAGGTGTTCCTGACCGCCAGCGCCGAGGAGCGCGCCCAGCGCCGGCATAAGCAGTTGAAGGAAAAAGGGGTTTCGGTTATATTCGACGACCTGCTGCGCGAGATCATGGCCCGCGACGCACGCGATGCGCAACGCGCGGTGGCCCCGCTGAGGCCGGCAGACGATGCCGTCCTCCTCGATACCACCGGCATGGACATCGACCAGGTGGTGGGCCGCGTCCTGCAGTTGCTGCCGGTCTGA
- a CDS encoding TraB/GumN family protein, which produces MSDGMNELSQADGDDALFDGQPYRIVERDGIRYTLLGTAHVSLASVAAVERAIGSGRFDAVAVELDPQRLQALTDPDALTKLDLVQVIRKGRVALFAANLALAAYQRRLAEQLGIEPGAELKRAVLLARERQLPVYLIDREVGLTFKRASSRLGFFGKLKLASGLLGGLFASDEVGEAEIEKLKQGDMLEASFGDFASESPALYDTIIAERDRYMATRLREEQAQQRALPLAGNAEPLDGAPGAGVRDVLAVVGAGHLAGLARHLQGDQDDPATLRKALEEVQTKKKVPWITLTLTALVLGGVAWGYWHGGFALGTDLLLQWVLFTGGLAGLGCILAGGHPLSVIAGAIAAPLKPFRPGVPAGAFSALVEVHMRKPAYGDFLALRDDAQNLRGWYRNRVSRVVLTFLLTNLGSMLGVWLAGFRIFGKLAG; this is translated from the coding sequence ATGAGTGATGGAATGAACGAACTTTCCCAGGCCGACGGCGACGATGCGCTGTTCGACGGCCAGCCGTACCGCATCGTCGAACGCGATGGCATCCGCTACACCCTGCTCGGCACCGCGCACGTGTCCCTGGCCAGCGTCGCCGCGGTGGAACGGGCGATCGGCAGCGGCCGTTTCGATGCGGTGGCGGTGGAGCTGGATCCGCAACGCCTGCAGGCGCTGACCGACCCGGACGCACTGACCAAGCTGGACCTGGTGCAGGTGATCCGCAAGGGCCGCGTGGCCCTGTTCGCCGCCAACCTGGCGCTGGCCGCCTACCAGCGGCGCCTGGCCGAGCAACTGGGCATCGAGCCCGGCGCCGAACTCAAGCGCGCAGTCCTGCTGGCGCGCGAACGGCAGTTGCCGGTGTACCTGATCGATCGCGAAGTCGGCCTGACCTTCAAGCGCGCCTCCAGCCGGCTCGGCTTCTTCGGCAAGCTGAAGCTGGCCAGCGGCCTGCTCGGCGGCTTGTTCGCGTCCGACGAGGTCGGCGAGGCGGAGATCGAGAAGCTCAAGCAGGGCGACATGCTCGAAGCCAGCTTCGGCGATTTCGCCAGCGAGAGCCCGGCGCTGTACGACACCATCATCGCCGAGCGCGACCGCTACATGGCCACGCGCCTGCGCGAGGAACAGGCGCAACAGCGCGCGCTGCCGCTGGCCGGCAATGCCGAACCGCTGGATGGCGCCCCCGGTGCCGGCGTGCGCGACGTGCTGGCGGTGGTCGGCGCGGGCCACCTGGCCGGCCTGGCGCGGCACCTGCAGGGCGACCAGGACGACCCGGCGACGCTGCGCAAGGCGCTGGAAGAGGTGCAGACCAAGAAGAAGGTGCCGTGGATCACCCTGACCCTGACCGCGCTGGTGCTGGGCGGCGTGGCCTGGGGCTACTGGCACGGCGGCTTCGCCCTGGGCACCGACCTGCTGCTGCAGTGGGTGCTGTTCACCGGCGGCCTGGCCGGGCTGGGCTGCATCCTGGCCGGCGGGCATCCGCTGAGCGTGATCGCCGGCGCCATCGCCGCGCCGCTGAAGCCGTTCCGCCCGGGCGTGCCGGCCGGGGCGTTCAGCGCCCTCGTCGAAGTGCACATGCGCAAGCCGGCCTATGGCGATTTCCTGGCGCTGCGCGACGATGCGCAGAACCTGCGCGGCTGGTACCGCAACCGCGTCTCGCGGGTGGTGCTGACCTTCCTGCTGACCAACCTGGGCAGCATGCTCGGCGTGTGGCTGGCCGGCTTCCGCATCTTCGGCAAGCTGGCGGGTTGA
- a CDS encoding carbon-nitrogen hydrolase, which yields MSRNTLSVALIQERNHGDAAANLAAIESRVAEAAAQGAQLVLLQELHNGAYFCQHESVDEFDLAEPIPGPSTERLGALAKRHGVVLVGSLFERRAAGLYHNTAAVFEKDGSLLGKYRKMHIPDDPGFYEKFYFTPGDLGFTPIQTSVGRLGVLVCWDQWYPEAARLMALAGAELLLYPTAIGWDPSDEQAEQERQRDAWILSHRGHAVANGVPVLSCNRVGHEPSPLGASGIQFWGNSHVLGPQGEFIAEAGGEPTVLVCDVDLQRSEHVRRIWPFLRDRRIDAYGDLLKRYID from the coding sequence ATGAGCCGAAACACTCTTTCCGTCGCGCTGATCCAGGAGCGCAACCACGGCGACGCCGCGGCGAACCTGGCAGCGATCGAATCGCGTGTGGCCGAGGCCGCCGCGCAGGGCGCGCAGCTGGTGCTGCTGCAGGAACTGCACAACGGCGCGTACTTCTGCCAGCACGAATCGGTGGACGAATTCGACCTGGCCGAGCCGATTCCCGGCCCCAGCACCGAGCGCCTGGGCGCGCTGGCCAAGCGCCATGGCGTGGTCCTGGTCGGCTCGCTGTTCGAGCGCCGCGCCGCCGGGCTGTACCACAACACCGCGGCGGTGTTCGAAAAGGACGGCAGCCTGCTGGGTAAGTACCGCAAGATGCACATCCCCGACGATCCGGGTTTCTACGAGAAGTTCTACTTCACCCCGGGCGATCTGGGCTTCACCCCGATCCAGACCTCGGTCGGCCGCCTCGGCGTACTGGTGTGCTGGGACCAGTGGTATCCGGAAGCGGCGCGGCTGATGGCCCTGGCCGGCGCCGAACTGCTGCTGTATCCGACTGCGATCGGCTGGGACCCCAGCGACGAACAGGCCGAGCAGGAACGCCAGCGCGATGCCTGGATCCTCAGCCATCGTGGTCATGCGGTGGCCAACGGCGTACCGGTGCTGAGCTGCAACCGGGTCGGCCACGAGCCGTCGCCGCTGGGCGCGTCGGGCATCCAGTTCTGGGGCAACAGCCACGTGCTCGGGCCGCAGGGCGAGTTCATCGCCGAGGCCGGTGGCGAGCCGACCGTGCTGGTCTGCGACGTCGACCTGCAGCGCAGCGAGCACGTGCGGCGGATCTGGCCGTTCCTGCGCGACCGCCGCATCGATGCCTACGGCGACCTGCTGAAGCGCTACATCGACTGA
- the ykgO gene encoding type B 50S ribosomal protein L36 → MKVLSSLKSAKARHRDCKVVRRRGKVFVICKSNPRFKARQR, encoded by the coding sequence ATGAAAGTCCTGTCCTCCCTGAAGTCGGCGAAGGCCCGTCACCGCGACTGCAAGGTGGTCCGCCGCCGCGGTAAGGTCTTCGTGATCTGCAAGTCCAATCCCCGTTTCAAGGCGCGTCAGCGCTGA
- a CDS encoding agmatine/peptidylarginine deiminase: MTDRLRLPAEWEPQSAILIAWPHAGTDWAERLAEVEETYIALVAAIVRFQRVLICVTDADLQIYAEARLRSARVDMQRVRFVEAEYDDTWLRDSGPITLARAGGGFQLLDFRFTGWGGKFQASRDDQLVSVLAEQGLFADSDVRRIDFALEGGAIDCDGAGTLLTTWQCLHERHPQRSRESLSHDLADWLAQQRVLWLDHGYLEGDDTDAHIDTLARFAGTDAIVYQACDDAGDSHYAELQAMGAELAALRTAEGAPYRLFPLPWAQPVIDQGRRLAASYANFLIVNGAVLMPAYGDAADAQAQAVMAQAFQQHEIVPIPCRALIWQNGSLHCITMQLPAGLLAD; encoded by the coding sequence ATGACTGATCGTCTTCGCCTTCCCGCGGAATGGGAGCCCCAGTCCGCCATCCTGATCGCCTGGCCGCATGCCGGCACCGACTGGGCCGAGCGCCTGGCCGAGGTCGAGGAAACCTACATCGCCCTGGTCGCGGCGATCGTGCGCTTCCAGCGGGTGCTGATCTGCGTGACCGACGCCGACCTGCAGATCTACGCCGAGGCGCGCTTACGCTCGGCGCGGGTGGACATGCAGCGGGTGCGCTTCGTCGAGGCCGAGTACGACGACACCTGGCTGCGCGATTCCGGCCCGATCACCCTGGCGCGCGCCGGCGGCGGCTTCCAACTGCTGGACTTCCGCTTCACCGGCTGGGGCGGCAAGTTCCAGGCCAGTCGTGACGACCAGTTGGTGAGCGTGCTGGCCGAGCAGGGCCTGTTCGCCGACAGCGACGTGCGCCGCATCGACTTCGCCCTGGAAGGCGGCGCCATCGACTGCGATGGCGCCGGCACCCTGCTGACCACCTGGCAGTGCCTGCACGAGCGCCACCCGCAGCGCAGCCGCGAATCGCTCAGCCACGACCTGGCCGACTGGCTGGCGCAGCAGCGCGTGCTGTGGCTGGACCACGGCTACCTGGAAGGCGACGACACCGACGCGCACATCGACACCCTCGCCCGCTTCGCCGGGACCGATGCGATCGTCTACCAGGCCTGCGACGACGCCGGCGATTCGCACTACGCCGAGCTGCAGGCGATGGGCGCCGAACTGGCCGCATTGCGTACCGCCGAGGGCGCGCCCTATCGCCTGTTCCCGCTGCCGTGGGCGCAGCCGGTGATCGATCAGGGCCGGCGCCTGGCCGCGTCCTACGCCAACTTCCTGATCGTCAACGGCGCGGTGCTGATGCCGGCCTACGGCGACGCGGCCGATGCGCAGGCGCAGGCGGTGATGGCGCAGGCCTTCCAGCAGCACGAGATCGTGCCGATCCCCTGCCGCGCGCTGATCTGGCAGAACGGCAGCCTGCACTGCATCACCATGCAGCTGCCGGCCGGACTGCTGGCGGACTGA